A window of Lepidochelys kempii isolate rLepKem1 chromosome 1, rLepKem1.hap2, whole genome shotgun sequence contains these coding sequences:
- the OLIG2 gene encoding oligodendrocyte transcription factor 2 — MDSDASLISSRPSSPEPDDLFLSARNKGSSGGFSGGTVSSSTQSDSPPELSAELRSAMSAAGVVVVDKLGFKSSSSSSSSSSSSSSKKDKKQMTEPELQQLRLKINSRERKRMHDLNIAMDGLREVMPYAHGPSVRKLSKIATLLLARNYILMLTNSLEEMKRLVSEIYGGHHAGFHPSACPGGMAAHSAPLPGHPGHPAAHPVHHPILPPAAVSSASLPGSGLSAVSSIRPPHGLLKSPSAAAASAPLGSSFQHWGGMPCPCSMCQVPAPPHHHVSSMSTASLPRLTTDTK; from the coding sequence ATGGACTCCGACGCTAGCCTGATATCCAGCAGACCTTCGTCCCCGGAGCCCGATGACCTCTTCCTCTCTGCGAGGAATAAAGGCAGCAGCGGGGGCTTCTCGGGGGGCACAGTGTCCAGCTCCACCCAGAGCGACTCCCCTCCGGAGCTGAGCGCCGAGCTGCGCAGCGCCATGAGCGCGgccggggtggtggtggtggacaaGCTGGGTTTCAagtcttcttcctcctcctcgtcctcctcctcgtcctcctcctccaagAAGGACAAGAAGCAGATGACGGAGCCCGAGCTGCAGCAGCTGCGGCTGAAGATCAACAGCCGGGAGCGCAAGCGGATGCACGACCTGAACATCGCCATGGACGGGCTGCGGGAGGTGATGCCCTACGCGCACGGGCCCTCGGTGCGGAAGCTCTCCAAGATCGCCACGCTGCTGCTGGCGCGCAACTACATCCTCATGCTCACCAACTCGCTGGAGGAGATGAAGCGCCTGGTCAGCGAGATCTACGGCGGCCATCACGCCGGCTTCCACCCTTCCGCCTGCCCGGGGGGCATGGCCGCCCACTCCGCCCCGCTCCCGGGGCACCCCGGGCACCCCGCCGCCCACCCCGTGCAccaccccatcctgccccccGCTGCCGTCTCCAGCGCCTCCTTGCCCGGCTCCGGCCTCTCCGCGGTCAGCTCCATCCGACCCCCGCATGGGCTCCTCAAGTCGCCTTCGGCCGCCGCCGCCTCGGCCCCGCTGGGCAGCAGCTTCCAGCACTGGGGAGGAATGCCCTGCCCCTGCAGTATGTGCCAGGTGCCCGCTCCGCCTCACCACCACGTCTCCAGCATGAGCACGGCCAGCCTGCCCAGATTAACCACCGACACCAAATGA